TCGAGTCTGAAGGGTCCAGCTGTGATCCCTTGTTATCATTTGTAATGTCTCTCATGGTGATGTCGGTACCATCCTTCTCGAATCTCCACTCTGTCACCACCTTCCCGGTCTCAATATCTAGCTGATGAACGCCAGTAGCGTGGGGCCTCCCTTGCTGTCCCGGGCTCATCAACATCATATTGGTCTCAGCCCTCATCAAAAGTGCCTTCTTGGGAGTAGAAAATCCACCGGCTCTGTTTCCATTATTGGAAAACTTCACCGAGACCCCCTTCCCATGAACACCATGACTAAAATTTCTGACAACCTGAATTCCGGAGTCGCTCACCAGGAAGCTGTTGTCGAGAGCCCCAAGGGCGAGGCTCTGTATCCCGCCCCCATTGGCCTCCTCCTCAAACTCCTCCAATAGGTCCTGGCTCGACCGGGATGGCAAGCCCGGGCCCGGGCTCTTCTCGAAGCTCTCCTCCGCATCCTCCCAGATGGTGTCATCCGCCACATCCGGCCGGGCCCAAGCCATGAAGTCGTTTCCAAAAACCCTAATCTTGTTGGCATCGGTCGCCTCAAAACCATAGGTATTCTCGAAGAGGCAATTCTGGTACTCGTTCTGGAATTCCCGGTAGCCCTCCGGTGTGGAGAACTTGAGAGCCCAGACCCCATCAGCGACAAAATCGACGCGCCGTTGGTCCGGGAACGACTTGAGCTGCAAGTCCGGGCCCACCTTCGCCCGGACCTTGGAACCAATCTTCAAGAACCAGGGAGACAAGGGGTTCTGATCGTCGCCATCGGAATCGTCGACGGCGTCGGGGCGGGAGGGTTTTAAGAACGAGTACGAGGCGAGCTTCTCGGAGGTGATCCACCGGGCGTTGGGTGAATTGCCGCCGATGTGGAGATAGAGCTTGGCAACGTTCTTGGCCTTAGGGTTCTGCGCGGAGGAGGACGAGGGTTTGGAGTACTTGAGCTTGAGGGATTTTAGCTTCTCGTCGACCTCGTCGAGGGTGGTCGGCGTTAGGGTTTTGCCACGGCTCCGCTCCGCCGATGAAGGCATGTAATGTTCCTCTTTCTGAGGGTTTTCTTCTTCCTcgtattcttcttcttcctcggCCTCGCTCTCGGAGTCGGACAGCTCCAAACCCTCGCGGCTGTGAGCGCCGCCCATGGCGGATCGAagagaaacagagagagagagggggggtgattgaagagaaggagagaggtagTAGCGGATCAGTGTCCGGATGCGGTGGCGCACGAAGCGAAGCCGGGGGAGGGGATGGAAACGAGGGACGATTTGAATTTGGAAGCGGTGAGGAAATGAAGAAGAGCGAAGCGGCCGAGTAGGGTTAAGGAGGGAAGGCAGTTCCTGGTCACCGCCGGTCCGCGTGCATTTAGCGCTAGTATCTATTTTGAGGTAGGTCGGATAATACTATGTGTATAACATTTTTATGCGATACTCCAGGATTGCTTCCCTTTGTCGTATAGGTTAATCACGTCCGTTTGATATAGCGTCCCTCCAGAGAGAAGGTGACGTGGGAATACAACGTCAGTTATGAGCGACCAGGATGCGTGTTGGTGAGGGAATTATTGGGTAGATCAAATTTTGTATAATTTTCTATGCGGACGGTTAGGAAGAAGCCTAGTTGAGGCATGGGGTTTCCTTCGAACCGAATCAAACTCGAGGGTTCGGACGGATTGTGTCACCTACGGTAAGAGTTGCCGCGTTCGAATGGCCAAATGAAAGGTCGATCCGGTGGACGGGAAACGGCCAAATATAACAGAAAGATAAACCGCAAAATAACGCAAGTATGCAATACTATGCAAAAAgagcaaaaaatatatatatttcattgaaatgtcaaaaattaatatatatatatatatatattttttaatcattctacAACTTATAATttggatattttaataaatttaagatTTTAAAGTACATTAATCTAACACATGCTGTATATACAACCAAAAGATGGAGTCAAATTATCAAATAAAGATGACGTGAAATTTACAGAGAAAGTTATACAATACATGAGTATAGTATTGTaatgtaaatattttataaaaactaATATTATCagataaataataaatatgagAGTAAGTAATTGAATTTTCAGTTTTAAACATGTAGTTTGGAAAATATGGAAACATGGTGCCAAAGCAAGCAATTACATCGTACAAGCAACAATAGACCTATGGATTGTTTCAACAAGAGGTATATTAAAGAAGTTGATGCCGTATGTTAAAATAGATTGAATAAATagcttttatataaaaatttaaatggtTGAGATATCATACGCGAACTATTGATGTTGTATGGAAATTTGCAAGCATATTTGAAGCTCACGTGGCATATATAGCATAATTCATATAAATTTGAGTTTGCAagtaattatataataaagagccttcaTGTTATTTTATTGTCTCCCATCAGGAGTGTGAAATTTACCAATTTTTGCTATGCCCTGACCTAGTACCGTGAATACAACAGGGAATTGGTCTCTCCAAAAACTCGACAATAGTTAGTCCAAGCAACATCGAAAAGGTCCCTCGAGTCAAACATCTTCAATAGTAGAGACTCTTCAGTCCAAAAGTAGTGCAACACTTCTCCAATGTCAAGTAGTCAATCTCAAGGTAAAAATATCAGCTAGCTAATCACCGGTTCCACCTGTCCTCAAATGGTAAAAATATCAGCTTGCTAATCATCTGTCCCTAAACATCAAGGGCTCCATTCTTTTCACCCtttatttttaatatgagaatCGGCCCAAATTGAACCCACTGGACCAAAGTTGGCAAGCTCAGCCAACTCTAGCCCAAATCTAAACAAAAAAGAGGGAGGAGGGGGGGAGGGGGATGAAATCGCAATCGAAATAGGAGAATTATAATCATGATCCTTAATCGAACCCCATCAGGGAAGGTGACCGGCGATCGTTGGAGCTGCTCCAATCGAAAGAGCCAGCATTAGACTAACCTTATCCCACTAGCAGTCCATCGATTTAAATCTCCCTTCCGGCTAATTCACCACCAAAACCTCACGCTACCTCCTCACCCTTCTTCCTCATCTCTAGCAGCTGAGTGCTGCTGTGTCAAGTGCTGCCATCACCCGAGACTCCTCTCTCAAAAACCCCAATTTgtcttatttttttctattttagtaTCGTCATCGTAAATCTTGGTTGAAAACTCTACCTCTGGTCGGTCAAGATTTGCTGATGCCTCCACTCTTGGTACTTCCCCTTTCTCATCCCCTCTCTGTATAGGTCTTCAATAActcaaaaaatagagaaaacaAGATTCAAACCAGATCCGAATGCCCTTTTTCCCCTTCATGTTTGCCGACTGCCACTACTGCCATCGGTTGTGGAGCACTGTTGCTGCCACTTGCAGTCATGCTCTCCGTACTGCCACCATCcttccttcttttctcttttttttttttctcttccttttccctttcttcctttctctctgatttcataCCCTTCTTTTATTTCCTTTCTTTATTCCCATCCCTTCATGACTTAGTTATTCATGTAATTTCTGCACTTTCATGCTTGTTAATTCCTCTTCCTTGATCCTGCACCAAATATTGTGATCATTGATAGATcaaattctgatgctgatttaacCCAGACtgattctctctctccctctctactTCTATCTCTACTGATTCATCCTGACTGAGTCTAATCTTCTTTAATTAGTCTAATTTTTCCtttagttgatgaattagatctaatttagctaTTTTAATATGATCAGTTAGGATCTCGGATTTAAGTAGTGAGCAAGCATGACCACGGCCAAATCCTATGCCTACAGATAACCATGAATTCTAACTAAATATCCATGTTAGATAATTGTTAGATCCGAGAATTGGTTGAAACCCTTGGATGCTAAGTTGAGTTCGGTGATCTAGATTAGAACCTATTATGAGATAAATCAAACTATCCACTATTTTTCAAAAGCCTAAACAAATGTTCAATTTTTTTAAGTTTTAGTTAATATTCTTGATTGATAAAgttttataaaattatagaatGAAAACCGTAAGTTATCTCTACTCTTAGGGATGTGCGGCCGTCTTTGACGCTCCCGGCTCGGGCCATAGGGCTGGGGCATGCAAGTTTAGTTTATTCCTCTAATTTCCTAAGATTACCCTATTTTATCAATGTCCAGGACTCGTAAGTTGATTCTCCAAGAACTTTCCCTTAACATAATatcacgctccgaacccaacactCGGGTCGGATACataatggccgcacactccttagagcaagccctaaagaatatgcaaggccaaaataaatcattacaatcttaacatcctaACAATTAAttccaacaataattcataaaatcttgcataattacaaattaattttcttcaatcctctgatcaggtactataacattctatctatccatctgctcacccataaatctaagccatagccaatcatgaacgtcctgtagctctgagaagaaaaagaaagatgaaggggtgtgagctttatagtccagtaagaatttccatatcacactgatatagtaatataatctgaaaataaggataagcagtaagatataaaatctcatgttcaatgtccagaataatgcaaacattcataaattttctgtcttgtcaaaatagatgcatcatcatatgttaacaggtgaaaccccttttattcaacaattatttcatgtcttatctttcatttctcctttcataatcacatgat
The DNA window shown above is from Elaeis guineensis isolate ETL-2024a chromosome 8, EG11, whole genome shotgun sequence and carries:
- the LOC105050771 gene encoding protein CYPRO4 gives rise to the protein MGGAHSREGLELSDSESEAEEEEEYEEEENPQKEEHYMPSSAERSRGKTLTPTTLDEVDEKLKSLKLKYSKPSSSSAQNPKAKNVAKLYLHIGGNSPNARWITSEKLASYSFLKPSRPDAVDDSDGDDQNPLSPWFLKIGSKVRAKVGPDLQLKSFPDQRRVDFVADGVWALKFSTPEGYREFQNEYQNCLFENTYGFEATDANKIRVFGNDFMAWARPDVADDTIWEDAEESFEKSPGPGLPSRSSQDLLEEFEEEANGGGIQSLALGALDNSFLVSDSGIQVVRNFSHGVHGKGVSVKFSNNGNRAGGFSTPKKALLMRAETNMMLMSPGQQGRPHATGVHQLDIETGKVVTEWRFEKDGTDITMRDITNDNKGSQLDPSDSTFLGLDDNRLCRWDMRDRRGMVQNIANSMESPVLQWTQGHQFSRGTNFQCFATTGDGSIVVGSLDGKIRLYSKSSMRMAKTAFPGLGSPITHVDVTYDGKWILGTTDTYLILICTIFKDKDGKEKTGFSGRMGNRIAAPRLLKLTPLDSHLAGKNNKFHRGQFSWVTEHGKQERHLVASVGKFSVIWNFQQVKNSNHECYQNQEGLKSCYCYKIVPKDESIVDSRFMHEKFALSDSPEAPLVVATPMKVSSFSISNRR